The Haloterrigena turkmenica DSM 5511 nucleotide sequence CACCGCGTCGCTCGACGAACCCGAGTCCGGCCTGCGCGCCTGGCTGCGCGAGCAGGCCCTCGCCGTCGAACAGTAGCGTCGCCCGTCACCGTCGACGACCTGCCGTTGTATCGCGCCTGAACTGCCATCCTTCTCGGCGGGCGGCCGCCATCCCGTCCGCCGGTCCGCCGTCGCCACCGACGAGCGGAGTCGCTGGTCCGCCGTTACAACCGATGAGTGGAATCGCCGGCCAACGGCGACCCGCCGACGACGCAACGTTTATTTCCGTACTCCGAAATACCCAGACGATGGCAGCACCTGAAACGGACGGATTCGATATCCGCGAGTACGGCGCGACCGGCGACTCGGACGCGCTCGATACCGAGGCGATCCAGACGGCGCTCGACGAGTGCGCCGAGTCCGGCGGGACGGTGTACGTCCCGTCGGGCACGTACGTGACCGGCCCGCTCCGGGTCGGCGACCAGACGACCCTGCATCTGGACGCGGGGGCGACGCTCCAGTTCGTCGGCGACTACGAGGCATTCCCGACGGTCCAGAGCCGCTGGGAGGGGTGGAACCAGTACGGCTTCCACCCGTGTCTGCTCGTCGACGACGCCGAGAACGTCTCGATCACCGGCCGCGGGACGATCGACGGCGGCGGCGAGTACTGGTGGCAGTTCTACGACGCCCCCGAGTCGGAGATCCCAGACGGACTCCAGGAGCGACTGGCCGAGTTCGAGGAGAAAAACGAGAAACAGGACGACGTCAGCAGCTTCACCCACCGGCCGCCGCTGTTCCAGATCTCCGAGTCGGAGAACGTCAGCGTGTCCGGCGTGACCCTCGAGAACTCGCCGTTCTGGAACACTCACGTCGTCTACTCCGAGAACGTCACGATCACCGACGTCAACATCGCGAACCCGGCCGACGCGCCTAACGGAGACGGGATCGACATCGATTCCTCGCGGTACGTCCGCATCAGTGACACCTACATCAACGCGGGCGACGACGCGATCTGTATCAAGTCCGGGAAGAACGCCGAGGGCCGCGAGGTCGGCGAACCGGCGTCCCAGATCACCGTCACCAACTGTACGGTCGAGGCCGGTCACGGCGGCGTCGTCATCGGTAGCGAGATGTCCGGCGACGTGCGGGACGTGACGGTTTCTAACTGCACCTTCACCGACACCGATCGAGGGGTCCGGATCAAGACCGCTCGCGATCGCGGCGGCGTCGTCGAGGACCTCCGGTTCGACAACATCGTCATGCGACGGATCGCCTGCCCGTTCACCATCAACGGCTACTACTTCATGCCCCTCGACAGCGATTCCGAACCGGTCGACGAGGGGACGCCGATGGTGCGGAACGTCTCCTTTACCAACATCACTGCCCGTCAGGTCGAGACCGCCGGCTTCTTCGCCGGCCTCCCCGAGCAGTACTTCGAGGGAATTTCGTTCAACGACGTGCAGATCGACGCCACCCGGCCGCTCGACGCGACGGACCTCGATCCCGCGATGGCCTACGACTACGAGCAGACCCACGCCCTCTTCTGTAAGTCCATCGCC carries:
- a CDS encoding glycoside hydrolase family 28 protein, which produces MAAPETDGFDIREYGATGDSDALDTEAIQTALDECAESGGTVYVPSGTYVTGPLRVGDQTTLHLDAGATLQFVGDYEAFPTVQSRWEGWNQYGFHPCLLVDDAENVSITGRGTIDGGGEYWWQFYDAPESEIPDGLQERLAEFEEKNEKQDDVSSFTHRPPLFQISESENVSVSGVTLENSPFWNTHVVYSENVTITDVNIANPADAPNGDGIDIDSSRYVRISDTYINAGDDAICIKSGKNAEGREVGEPASQITVTNCTVEAGHGGVVIGSEMSGDVRDVTVSNCTFTDTDRGVRIKTARDRGGVVEDLRFDNIVMRRIACPFTINGYYFMPLDSDSEPVDEGTPMVRNVSFTNITARQVETAGFFAGLPEQYFEGISFNDVQIDATRPLDATDLDPAMAYDYEQTHALFCKSIADISFTDVRIRTPGGPAMQFEDTEDVTIDGLRVPDDQDAPVVSLTNVDRTRVRGCAPQSEGPFLEAGGSETREISFAGNHGSLADDTEIADDSDATIDRS